Below is a genomic region from Hydrogenobacter hydrogenophilus.
CCTGTAGCCTTTATAGAGAGAGGTACAACCCACGAGCAGAGGACTCTAATAAGCAGTCTTTTGGAAGTTTCCCAAAGTCCTCCAGAAGTTAATCCGCCTGCAGTTATGGTGGTGGGCAAGGTGGTAAAGCTTAGAGAAGTACTTAAAAAAACCCTTGAGGAGGTTTTGGTATGATACTACCACACGGTGGAGAGCTTGTCAGCAGAGTAGTTCCCGAAAGGGAAAAGTTGAAGATCATTGAAGATGTAAAAAAGCTTCCGAGCCTTCAAGTAGATACAGACAGCCTTCTTGACATTGAAAACATAGCGGTGGGAACCTTCTCGCCTATAAAAGGTTTTATAACCAAGGAAGAGCTCCTTAGCGTAGCGTACAATATGATTTTACCAAACGGAACTGTATGGACCATTCCCATAGTCCTTCAACTTAAAGAGGAGCCAAAAGTGGGTGGCAGAATAGCTATAAAGGACAGCAATAGTCAGATTAAAGCGGTATTAGATGTAAAAGAGGTTTATAAAATAGAACTGAAAAAAATAGCCAAGTTGGTTTGGGGAACAGAAAGCGAAGACCATCCAGGAGTAAGGCTCTTTTACTCAAAGGGTGAGTGGGCTGTGGGTGGTGATGTGTGGCTTTTGGAAAAAACTAATTTTTCTTTTAGAGAATGGCTTTTGGAACCAGAGGAGACCAGAAAGGTTTTTGAGTACAGAGGATGGAAAAGTGTAGTTGGTTTTCAGACAAGAAACGCACCACACAGAGCGCACGAGTATTTACAGAGGATAGGTCTTGAAGTTGCAGACGGACTATTTATAAATCCAGTATTAGGATGGAGGAAGTCTGACGATTTTGATCCCCATACAGTTCTTGTAGCTTACGAGCATCTCATAAACAACTACTATCCCAGACACAGGGTATTGCTTTCAGGCCTTGCCACAGCAATGAGATACGCTGGACCCAGAGAAGCAGTCTTTCATGCCATAATAAGAAAGAACTTTGGATGCACACACTTTATAGTAGGAAGAAATCACGCTGGTGTGGGAGACTTTTATGACCCCTATGATGCACACAGGATATTTGATAAACTGCCCTCATCCATAGATATAGAGATAATAAAAGTCTCTGCTGTTTTTTATTGCAACGAGTGTGGATGTATGGCATCTGAGAAAAGCTGTGGACATGACGAAAGCAAAAGGATATATGTCAGCATGACCAAGATAAGAAACATGCTTAGAGAAGGTAAAACTCCACCTGAGGAGATGATAAGGAAAGATGTAGCGAAGCTTCTTATGGAAAGGGTGGGTACACAAAGCTTGACGAATGTTCATTCATAATTTAAAATTATCCCATGAAGTATTTTGATGTAGTAATCATAGGTAGTGGTCCGGGTGGTTATACGAGTGCTAAACTTCTCCTTGAAAGAGGTAAAAAGGTAGCTCTCGTAGAGAGGTCTGTTTTTGGTGGAGTGTGTCTCAACGCTGGATGCATCCCAAAAGAGGGGCTTTATGAGCTTGCCATTAGAGAGGGTAGACCTCAGTGGAGAGTTGCGGTTCAGAGAATTCAGGGAAAAGTCATAGAGATAAGGGATATGGCACTAAAATCTTTGCTTTCTAAGGGACTAACATACATAGAAGGTGAGGCTGAACTCATTGACGAAAAGGTAGTAAAAGTTGGGAATAGAAGACTAACCGCTCAGTATGTGATCCTTGCCTGTGGCTCAAGACCAAGGGAGGTGGGGATATCTCCAGAAGACATACTCAGAGGGTGGGTCATTCCAAAAAGTAGTGTATGCGTTGTAGGTGGAGGTGCTACGGGTTGTGAGCTTGCTTTTATACTATGTTCCTTTGGTTTTAAGGTATTCCTCGTAAGAAGAGATACAGTTTTAAAGGGTTACGAAAACATCCCAGAAGAATTTGCTCAGAAGTTAGAGGATGAGTTGGAAAGATGTGGTGTAAGGTTGGTAGAAGATCTAAAAGACGCAAATGCAGACCTAATTATAAAAGCAACAGGAAGAGTACCCAACTTTTGCCAAGGGAGGTTTCCCTTTGTAGCTGTAGATGAATGGGGGTATGTAAAGGTTGATGAATTTTTAGAAACAAGTCTTGAAGGAGTATTTGCAGTAGGAGACATAGTACCACCAATGGGTGCAGGTTATGCTTTTGAAAAAGCGAGAGTAGTAGTCCATAACATACTTTATGGTAAGGAAAAAATCTTTGATCCAAAGAGGGTACCAGTAATTTTTTCTTCTGCTTATCAAATAGGCTTTGTGGGAAGTGTAAAAGACGCTAAGGTCTTTGCAACAAAACCTCTAAGTATAAACCCTAAGGCCTATGTTACAGAAAAGAACGGAGTTATAAGTGTGGGATTTGATGATGATGGAAGGCTTGTTTACTGTTGCGTGATAGGTAAAGATGTGAGTGAAATACTTAACCTATGTGCTACCTTTTTAGGTAAAGAATTAGAAGAGCAACCTTTCGCTCACCCTTCTTATGGAGAAATAATGAACGAGATACGGTCAATAAAGCAGGAGGTGTGTAAATGAGGGATCCTGAGGTTATTTCCAAGGTGCGCGTATTCCTCAGAGAGGAAGGGGTAATAATTCCCAAAGGTCCTATAAAGGAGTTTTACTCTCAGCTTATGAAGCTCTCGGGCTTTGGGATTGGTGGTTTGCTGGTTTTTTCTGGAAAAAAGGCGGGAAAGATGGCAGGTACATACATAAGAAGCATAGTGGGAGAGGAACACCCTTCAATGAGCATGGTAGTGCCTTATATAAGTGCCTTCCTTGGAGAAACAGGCATTTGTAAAGTTGAGGAATACGAACTGTTAGATTCTCAAGTGCTCTTTAAGGTTAAGGATTCCATATTTGCACAGGATATAGAAAACAAAAAACCTGTGTGTATGCCACTAAGCGGTGCTTTGGCAGGAGTGTTTGAGGAGATCACGGGTAAAGAGTGGGACTGCAAGGAGCTTGAGTGCAAAGCTCAAGGTAAAGAACTATGTATTTTTGAGGTAAAGCTCAAGCATTAAAACTGTAAAGGACCACTCTGTTATTTCCAGTATCTGCTATAAGCAGAAGATCCTCCGTAGAAAAAACAGCATAAGGCCAACATAGAGTGTCTTTATAAACTCCTTCCCAACGATTCTCTCCACACTTGGAAAAATCTTTTTGCCCTAAAACAGCTACAGGCTCCCGTTCTTCAAAGATAAGTACCCTGTTGTTTGAGGTATCCGCAACAAAAAGTAAGCGATGGTTTGCACTTACGCCATAAGGCAGGTTTAAATTGAACCGTCCACATCCCTCTCCACGACCCAAGTAAAAGTCAGCCTGCTGTGCACACCTGAGTGAGTTCCTAAAGGCATAAACTTTGCTTACTCCTGTACCCGCATCTGCCACAAAGAAGTATTCATCCTTTTTGCAGATAGCATGTGGCCAGCCAAAGCCTTCGTA
It encodes:
- the sat gene encoding sulfate adenylyltransferase → MILPHGGELVSRVVPEREKLKIIEDVKKLPSLQVDTDSLLDIENIAVGTFSPIKGFITKEELLSVAYNMILPNGTVWTIPIVLQLKEEPKVGGRIAIKDSNSQIKAVLDVKEVYKIELKKIAKLVWGTESEDHPGVRLFYSKGEWAVGGDVWLLEKTNFSFREWLLEPEETRKVFEYRGWKSVVGFQTRNAPHRAHEYLQRIGLEVADGLFINPVLGWRKSDDFDPHTVLVAYEHLINNYYPRHRVLLSGLATAMRYAGPREAVFHAIIRKNFGCTHFIVGRNHAGVGDFYDPYDAHRIFDKLPSSIDIEIIKVSAVFYCNECGCMASEKSCGHDESKRIYVSMTKIRNMLREGKTPPEEMIRKDVAKLLMERVGTQSLTNVHS
- a CDS encoding FAD-dependent oxidoreductase translates to MKYFDVVIIGSGPGGYTSAKLLLERGKKVALVERSVFGGVCLNAGCIPKEGLYELAIREGRPQWRVAVQRIQGKVIEIRDMALKSLLSKGLTYIEGEAELIDEKVVKVGNRRLTAQYVILACGSRPREVGISPEDILRGWVIPKSSVCVVGGGATGCELAFILCSFGFKVFLVRRDTVLKGYENIPEEFAQKLEDELERCGVRLVEDLKDANADLIIKATGRVPNFCQGRFPFVAVDEWGYVKVDEFLETSLEGVFAVGDIVPPMGAGYAFEKARVVVHNILYGKEKIFDPKRVPVIFSSAYQIGFVGSVKDAKVFATKPLSINPKAYVTEKNGVISVGFDDDGRLVYCCVIGKDVSEILNLCATFLGKELEEQPFAHPSYGEIMNEIRSIKQEVCK
- a CDS encoding V4R domain-containing protein, whose protein sequence is MRDPEVISKVRVFLREEGVIIPKGPIKEFYSQLMKLSGFGIGGLLVFSGKKAGKMAGTYIRSIVGEEHPSMSMVVPYISAFLGETGICKVEEYELLDSQVLFKVKDSIFAQDIENKKPVCMPLSGALAGVFEEITGKEWDCKELECKAQGKELCIFEVKLKH